From the Tachysurus fulvidraco isolate hzauxx_2018 chromosome 21, HZAU_PFXX_2.0, whole genome shotgun sequence genome, the window TTGTCATCCCATGCACATTAATATAGTGGATTATATCACATTATCTGGATGTGAATCCTGAACCCGtccaaatgaaatgtaaaagtCATCAGTAAGTCACTTGACTTCAGTAAAAAGCTCCTTATGGTAATGTACTGAGTTAAACACGGCAAAGTTTTAATGAAGGAAGTTACCCTCTGTTTGGCCCCACTAACAAACACCCAAAAGAATGTCACTACAGATATTGGTATGGCAAATGAGTGTTCTTTTTAGAGAGtgactttttaaaaagtttacaaAAACTACTTCAAATATTCACCGACCAGGAAGTTAATCATTTCAGCAACATGAGTTAATCCTGCCTCCTGTGCTGGGATTTGGCTAAAAGTCCATCTCCAAAAGAGTCACCTTAAATTGTGTAGGTGGGTCTTCCTGAACATAGTTGAAAtaaagtcacaaaaaaaaataggagtttaaacaaacaaacaaaaagtgaagTTTATCGTTGTAGACTAAGTCTAATTGTAAAGCTCTATAAATCTTGTAGGCAAAACTACTTGACAAAGATAACTCCCCTATTAAATGTGTTGTGTAACTAAATCCTAAAGCATAAAGAATCTAGATTTAAAGGATCTGTTGTATCACGTGTAGTAATTAGACTATACAAAACCGAATACTGTTTTAGTGCAGAATGTGATAAATTAGGTGTTAAACAAACAAGCTACATGTGTTACATTGCTATAAGAATGATCTAGAAAGAATCTAAAGTACAGCATAACCAATCTTTATTCAAACTAGCAATCACTTAAGTaaaccacaaataaaaaaaatcagtgctaTTTTAGCCTGGTCACTTTTAATAATACATAGTAACCATCTTATCAAATCAATCACTGGAAATTTTATAATAGATTTTCAAAGAACTATATGCTTCAAATCAAAGCCCTCAATTTTATATCGTTATTTATATAGTGCCagcaagattaaaaaaaaaaaaaaaactacaaaacaaaacaaacaaaaaaaactgttggTCACAATTGTCACAGTTCTGTCTTGATCTTGTGCATAAGGTCCTTCTGGTCAATCATCTCAAGCTGCCTGCTCCAGCGATGGTAAGCCAGAAGTGCAATGTTCTTTGCAGCCATAGAGCTCATCTCCATGGCACTCGCTGCCCATTCGATTCCATTGAGGTAGTAAAGATTTTCATGTAGGATCATAGGTGGAATATCCTGAGAGCTTCCATATCGAGGGTATGCCTTCCATTCAGTGACCTGCACAGAGTAATAAGACTTAAAAAGAGTTTTTAGCTCATCTTTCTCCAGTGGTTTAGGAGAGAAGACTTTATAGACTCTGGCCTCATGTGGCTGTTTACGGCGAAAGCCAGTGCTGATGTTGACAGGGCAGATGCTAGAGGCACTGTTGAAGAAGAGATCAGCTGTTTCTGTGGTCAGCACACTTGTGAAGGGGAAAAGCTTGGGATCAGAAAAGCCAAAGTATGTGCAGTTGAGATAGCCATGGATTACAGAGGCCACCATTGTGTGGTAAGACCCGGTTATCTCCGATAGCTGAGATTCAAAGCCGATGAAAGAGATTCCAGAGTTGACGTTTTGCTGGAGAGGAGTGGCTATGATAACTATGTCATAAACATCTGATGCAATCTCATCCTTAGTGGTGTAACTGAGCTTGTACTGGTTGGATTCACCTAGAATGAGCAAAAATCACATGTTATATAAGGTACATTATATCAGCCAAAAACATACTCAAAAGTTATCCTGGGTTGCACTAAATAGTTCCTTCTTAAAAACCTATTCATGAAATTGATGAGATATATTCTAAGTTAAGAATCATGGCAGGGCCTTGGATTGCAGGGTCTTGGTTGCTATGGATGATGAATATTGTATATTTCATAAACGAATCTCACATTAAGTGTTTGTATGAATTTGTACTTTAATGTCAATTAGCAGAATAGAAAACTGTGTATCCATAGCACTGCAGAACGTGATATGtgaacaaatatatttttataatttttaatatttttgtagtaatataatcaatattttttttatttcttcttctccttcttcttcttcttcttattattattatctgtcaCTGTCAATTCAGTTatttaaaatagataaaataatttttttttttgcttgtagtTTCACGGTTATGTTGCTACCTAGCTTTAGTTTATCAgcacataaaaaacaaatcacaaaaatcCCACCaaacaaacttttttaaaaataaaccaagaaCCTCTGCAACCTTTTAAATTGCAAGTAAAGAAATTCAACCTGCGTGACAAAGCATGTGATTCTGAAAATATGTTCAAAATGTGATGAAAATTTGAGTTAAAATAGCAACATGTATTGAgataataactatatataaaagattttttaGACAACTGACCATCACATGCTTATGTGTTTCTTCCCCAAACAGTTGCCTGAAAGTTAGAAGGGCACAAGTTTCTGGAAagtttttatatactgtaccattaCAATTTCAGTTTAGGGCCCAAACCTGTTGCAGAATGAAAATTTCCCTATGCAAAAAGCTTGCAGAGGTTGGTGTGGAATAaatcgagtgtcctgcacagggccatgacctcaaccccattgaGCACCTTTAGTATAAACTGGAACACCAACTGCACCCCAAACCACAGCTCTTGTTGCTGAATGAATATGAATTCCCACATCCATGTTCCAAAATCTAGGTAGCCAAGTGTCCATAAAGCTACACAACGTAGCTACATATATGTATGTTGTGGTACTATAGAATGCTGTTAATTACTTTTTTACAGTTCTGGCTTAATTTAAATTACAGGTGTTTATTAATGAACTAGCTTAACATATTATTTATGCagtaacaactcattcacagggaATTGTATGGCAACCTACAAGTAAATTttcaaaatgtataataattgaTACAGAGAATATCTCTGTAAGCTTTAAATATACCACCACACATTTGAcagtcggtctgtctgtctgtctaactgtcatagcctagtggttaaggcattggactagtgagtttgaatcccaggtccaccaagctgccactgctgagcccttaaccctcaattgctcagttgtataagttgaaataaaaaatgtaagtcactctcgATAAAGGTGTCTACTAAATGGTAGAAATGTAGATTATGGAAAAGGGTGCATATGAGTACATGTAAATACCTGATGACTGTAGGGAAATGGTGGTAACTTGAGAATGGATTAGGTTGGCTTTTGCTAGTTTTAGAAGTCCGGAGCAAACCAATTTATTTCCTCCTTCGACTGCCCACAGATTGGTTTGTGCACCAGCCAGTGAAACGGCACCTATGAAAGAACAACAGAAAATAAGATTTATGTGGTTCACGCGCTAGAACATCAAGCGTAATCTGTCATCTGCTAAAAGTGAAAGTTCACATAAAttgtgaaaaaagaaagaagcaaaaagtgcaaaaaaaaatacagtataagaaTTTCTAAGTAATAGCAATAGATATACATGTTTGGTACCAGACAAATCCAGAGATGCGCATTGACTTTAACATATACTAATCTCGGCCTGAACACACAGTTTCGATAGTTATAGCTACATTATAAATAGTATAAACTCTATAAATTGGACTCTGTACACCCTTTAAAAATCTCCATCATTCTGAAAATCCTGCAAACCCAGCAAAATTTTTTAAGATATGCCTAAAGtttgataaatgtgtgtaataaaccCAGTGTATTGGCAGTATGCTCCCTCCTTTCATGATGGATGTAATGTAGGTGATCTACATGGGAATGAATACAATAATTAAACTTACCAACAAACGCCGGCATACTGACATTCTGGCCGTAATTGACCCACATGATTGGAGCCACGACTTCATCAATGAAGCGCTGAGACACACCCAACTCCAACAGAGACTCGGACAGAGAGCGACGGGTCATGTTGAGAAATCCTGAACCACCCAGGGAATTTAGCAACTCATCCACTGTACTGAATGCATAGCCATGAGCTTGGTA encodes:
- the LOC113638644 gene encoding prenylcysteine oxidase-like isoform X2; this encodes MIAVIGAGIGGTATAHFLRQHFGPEVRIDVFEKRDVGGRLATVTVNNQAYETGGSIIHSLNLHMQDFMKQLGLKYRKSVAGKMAVFNGKEFVLEETDWYLLDLFRLWWRYGISFIRMQMWVEEIMEKFMRIYKYQAHGYAFSTVDELLNSLGGSGFLNMTRRSLSESLLELGVSQRFIDEVVAPIMWVNYGQNVSMPAFVGAVSLAGAQTNLWAVEGGNKLVCSGLLKLAKANLIHSQVTTISLQSSGESNQYKLSYTTKDEIASDVYDIVIIATPLQQNVNSGISFIGFESQLSEITGSYHTMVASVIHGYLNCTYFGFSDPKLFPFTSVLTTETADLFFNSASSICPVNISTGFRRKQPHEARVYKVFSPKPLEKDELKTLFKSYYSVQVTEWKAYPRYGSSQDIPPMILHENLYYLNGIEWAASAMEMSSMAAKNIALLAYHRWSRQLEMIDQKDLMHKIKTEL
- the LOC113638644 gene encoding prenylcysteine oxidase-like isoform X1, with amino-acid sequence MFSAMLLCTLLGLLSFVLAARTQADSGVVQLDGAPPSTIAVIGAGIGGTATAHFLRQHFGPEVRIDVFEKRDVGGRLATVTVNNQAYETGGSIIHSLNLHMQDFMKQLGLKYRKSVAGKMAVFNGKEFVLEETDWYLLDLFRLWWRYGISFIRMQMWVEEIMEKFMRIYKYQAHGYAFSTVDELLNSLGGSGFLNMTRRSLSESLLELGVSQRFIDEVVAPIMWVNYGQNVSMPAFVGAVSLAGAQTNLWAVEGGNKLVCSGLLKLAKANLIHSQVTTISLQSSGESNQYKLSYTTKDEIASDVYDIVIIATPLQQNVNSGISFIGFESQLSEITGSYHTMVASVIHGYLNCTYFGFSDPKLFPFTSVLTTETADLFFNSASSICPVNISTGFRRKQPHEARVYKVFSPKPLEKDELKTLFKSYYSVQVTEWKAYPRYGSSQDIPPMILHENLYYLNGIEWAASAMEMSSMAAKNIALLAYHRWSRQLEMIDQKDLMHKIKTEL